A window of Lonchura striata isolate bLonStr1 chromosome 2, bLonStr1.mat, whole genome shotgun sequence genomic DNA:
AAAGAACTTGGACCTTTCAACATAGTATTTGAAGCAGTGTATGTGAAGACAATCACACACTAAAGGTTTGAAAGTTGTTTCCAAGCGATGCACTCATCTAATCCTCCCTATTGTTTGAGTGACTTTGCAAGTTCTGAGCCTAAAAAAACATTGCTATGAAGCAAACCAAAAATTTTAGATTTGGTTCCTTATCACTAACACCATTCATTATCTGTCTTGCTGTGACAGTGGCAGCTGTCAGAAAATCTCCACAAGAGCATAAACACGATAGGCAGTATCCCATGGTGGTAGAAATTTCCAGGTTTCCAGCAGAGGCAGTTTGAGATTATAATCAAGTTATTGCAAACTGCCTGATTAATGTATGTAAAGAACTGATTGCTGTTTCAGCTACATCTTGCTTTCTCCTTTGCTCTTGAATCATATTTGACTGTGATTGTAATTGTCTGCTCTTTGAAGCAAACCCACTGCTGAATATGATTGAAGTTTTACCCATGTTACTTCACGCTGTGATGCTCCTAGTGCTAATTGGAGCAGTCAGTCAGTGTATTtcaataaaaatgtcttttcaattcttaaaattaattaatgaggCAAACAATTATCTGAACAAACTTTTGCTCCTCTCTGAAGCTCAGATTAACATAAAAAGTGCCTGCAGACATTTAAATCAATGGAATTACTTAGGGTAAGCATAAGTAATGTATCTTgcagaaataaaacccaaacagatATGTTTATTGTTGTTAGAAACTTGTCAGACTCTTGGTAATTTTTCACTCTTGATAATTTTGCCGTTATTCTTTATTACAGTTTTGCAGAAAGGGCTTAAAGAGAACTTTGCAGATGCTCAAGTCTCTGTTGTAGATTGTCCTGATCTGACTCAGGAACCCTTCAACTTTCCTGCTAAAGGTAACCTAGCATTCCTGTCTTCCACTACAGCTTCTCCAGTTCTTTCTGCATGATCCTGCTTAATTTTGACCCTTTAAATATGTTGAGAGAgcttaaaatgtttttcaggtAGAGCATATACATGAGAGGAGAGCTACATTTCATTTCTGGGTTTGCTTCCTAGTTATGTATGAACAAGGTCAAGTCATTACTAAGTACttgtcatattttttttcttaacctATCATTGTATACCTACTTATGAAATAAGCTTTATTTAAGtactgaaaatgttttgaatttACATTGTTATCTTTCAgatggagaattttttttagaaCCATGCCAATCACTATCTGAACCTAATGAATTGTActtccattaatttttaaagtcctGGCATTCATGTATGTCAGTGAAGTGAAACTGTCTTATTCTGAATGGGATGCATCCTTGTTTGACACTAGCTGTCTGAAAAATGGAAATGTCATCTGTGCTACTCATCTGAGTTCCCTCTGTCATCAGTGTGAAAGAAACACCTCCAGGAGGTTATTCATcccttttaaaatacatatccAAATAAGTGGGATGAATTGTCCTGAGACAGCTTTCAGCTTTGCTAAAATTTTGCAAGTGGAGTCCCAGCAGAGTTCTCTACTGTGTACTGGGGAACTGGCAAATGGAAGGTGTTGCCCACTCTAGCAATTCTTTTTTTGTGCTTAGAGAATGTTATTTTACAACACCTTGTGTAGCATCAAATCCTACTATGAATCATTTTAGAACCTGGACTTCTTGATAGCTCAACACTTTATCTATGCGCGCTAGGGAAATAGTGTTCTCAAGGGTTTGAGAAGTTTGAGGAACGAGTTCTTTGGTGGGTTAGAATGTGTGCTTATTGAAGActattgggaaaaaaagattttaccAAGCTAACTGGCTGTATTTTTCCAGGAATCTGTGGAAAGCCTAGGATAGCAGATGTGGGAGGTGTTCCTTACCTCATACCTattgtaaagaaagaaaaagtaagttTTTCCCTGTAGATGTGGGGTTTAATATGTTtgtcaaaagaaaagcaataaacAAAATTAAGGACTGAGATACTAGGATCTAGATACTAGAATTCTACACTTGTGAAAGACACTTTCCAGTGTTTAATGAGACTGATTCTGATGTGTATTGTATGTCACAAAATCTAATAAGAGCAATAATTCAGTCTTAGAATAAAATGAGCAGGGAACATACAGGTAGAATCTATCATTTAGCAAAAAAAATGGACATCTACCAAATTTGTTATTACTAAATGTTATGTTGTGTTCAGAAGCCATGTTCAACCTAATTATCAAGAATTTAATGAGGGTGTGTGTTGTGAATTAAATGCCTCCAGGACTACAGTGAACAGACTGATCCTTGCAGATCAGAACACCACaccaaaatcatagaatggtttgggttggaatagACCTTAGAGATAGTCTAGTTTCAATCCctcctgcagtgagcagggataCCACCTGCTaggtcaggttgctcagggccccatccagcctagctttgggcacttccagggatggaagtattgggttttttttttgcaggtttATGATCTAAATACAGTTGCAAAGAACATAGAGCTGCCTGGAGCTTTCATtcttggagctggagctgcttcaTCCAGAGTTCTTGGAATAAATGCTGAGGTCAGTATGTAAGTGTGATAGTTCTCAGTGAATTCATGGAAGTATCATAACAGTAGAGCAGTATCATGCTGGGTATTCCCCATTTACAACAATGTATTTAATAAACACTTTCACACCACAAACACATAAAACACATTAGAAAGAATTGAGATGAGGGGCATCCACTGAGGTGCATACTCCTGAGATGataaagattaatttttaacttGTAATTCTTCAGGAAGCATGTGATTACCTTGAAGTATGCAAGAAACATGGTTTTTGAAACTGATTGACAAAGACCTAACCAGAAGTTTTAATTCCAAGATTTAAAAATGCTTCTCAAACATACTAGTAAATACTTTTGAAATATCCCCTGTCTTTTGCCCTCTTGGATGACTTTGTTTCACTGTTGTGAATTTTAAAGCTACCACACAGAAAATTATAAACTGCAGGAGGGGTAGGAGACAAAAATTATTGCCGATGGAGACCTTGATTAATCACAGTTTTTTTCAGGCATAAACCTTTAGTCTTGCTGTCTCCTTTTGATGGGTTTATTGGCAGATGGAATAGTCCATATTAGCATTAAATTTGGGCCACAATAATAGTGGTTGTTACTGTACACTGAGAGAGTATTACATAGAATTGCAATACTTGCTGCAGACTATagacctttttttctttcttttgttttctttaacacTAGCATTCATCTTTATATAACATTAATTGTCCAGAAAAAGTAGATCTGTTTTCTGACCTTTCAATTACATTACAATATTAGTACATTTTTCTTACCAGTACCTCATCCTGATAgacagagctgtgtgatgaAGTGGATTTTTTCTTGGTATCATGGCCCAAATCACATTTATGTGAGTTCAGCTTATTTGGCTGATTCTTATACTTGACTGATATGTTCTTTTTCCCAGTTTATCCCTATTGTTCAAACTAAGAGTGAAAAAAAGCCTGCTGTAAATGGGAGCTACGTTGCTCAGATAAATCCTGCAGATAAAGGGTGTCTGCTTGAGAAGTACAGCAGTAAATACACTGATTGTGAGTTTGGATTGTTGGCCAACCTTTATGCCAGCGAGGGCCAACCTGGTAAGGTACGTAGTTCCACCTAAGGTGACTTTGCAGTGCGTGGTGACTGAATGGAAACTCATGGTTCTCCTATCAGTGTTCTGTGATAATAGTAAAGTAGTAATTCCACAAGGGAAACATGCAAAAATAAGGACCTGATGCCAGCGATTGAGGGAAAGAATTAGTGGAGACAGAGGCATTTGAATTTTTGAGGGATAGGTATTAGTTTACAAAAACTTTTCCAATCATTCATCCAAATCCAATCCAAACTAGCAGTGACAAGGTAATAGTGCAATGTACTTGTGTAAATGAGACGTGGGCACTTAGATAGATTTTTGCACAAGTGTTTCTCCTGACACAGCCAGCACAGTGCTGGCAGAACAGTCGAAAACCTGAGTGTAGCATGGAAACTGTACAGTCTTCTCTGTTACCCAGTGTTTCTTTATGACACAGTGGAAACCAGCTGGTGGACAGCAGGAAGTTGCTCAAGTCACTGTCCCATGTATAGGTAAATCTCTTGCTGCCCAGCTTCCTTTACAGGCAAAGCTAGCATTGAACAGAACTAAGGAAAAGCAAGTTGGTCACATACTGGAAAGATGGAAGCACAGCGGTGCTTGCATGGAAGCTTATCTTTTCAAAAAGTGATCTTGGGTTATCAGCTTGGGAGAATTTCAGAACAGCTTTCACAGACCTTTTCAGCCCCTTGCAGCAGGACACGGCAGTGACAAACTGACTTTATCTTCCAGGTCATTGAAGTGAAAGCCAACGGAAGAACTGGGGAGCTTAACTTTGTGTCCTGTCTGAGACAAACTTTAGAGAAACACTATGGAGAAAAGCCGGTTGGGATGGGTGGTACGTTTATCATTCAGAAGGGTAAAGCAAAGATTCACATTATGGTACGTTGTTCTCAGTGCTTGTAACTCTCTTTGTCCTCCTGAAAACAGAAGTATAAAGCAGGGTGTAACATCTTAGTTCCTTCACTTTGTTTTGTATTTCTAAATGTATGCATAAACTATTAGGATGAGCACCGTATTAAAGTAAGGAGTTGACATTACAAAATCAGTGTTACAAAACTAGTAATTCTGTTTTAGTTGGCATTAATGCCATCTTTTGAAATCTGTGTGCAGCTAAAGAACTGAGAACTATTGTAAAAGtaattgaaattaaatacaTGAACTCACATGGTACTTATAAGAAGCATTAAACTTTGTAAAAAATAACTGAGCTTCTAAAATGTACCAGGAGGAGGGGCATCCTCACTTCAGTAGTTGTGCCACTACCTGTGTAATGAAAGACGCAATATTCCAGACACTTCTGTTTCTGGCAGAAACAGAGTGATGGACACTTTCAGCTTCTTTCAGTCAATAAGGAAATTGAACAAAATAATGGGGAGTGAAAAAGCAAAGTtgctagagaaaaaaatatcttgatGCAAGTGCCTTCTTTTTActtaaaaagtttttatttttgctctaGCCTCCAGAATTTTCTACCTGTCCCCTGGATACTGATGAGGATGTGAATAACTGGCTAAAATTCTTTGAAATGAAGGCTCCACTGATTTGTCAGCCAGTAATAGTTTCCAGAGATCCGGTgagtctttttttctcctttctaagTATAGACTGAGACCTGTAATGAATTTTTACTTGGATGTGATTTTCCTTTCAAGCATggaaatgtgtatatatatattgtgTTCAGCTCTTCCAGAGTTGGGGCAATGATTGAGAAGCTTCTCATTTCTGTGAATTGTTTGAATTATTTGAGTTGAGGCTAGGTGAATCTGTTCTGAAACCTAGTGGTTGTTCATAGTGGATTAAGTTCATGGTTCTGTTGCATGTGTGCGAGTGTTTGCATCCCAAACCCAACAGTACAGTTTACATTCACTGCTGATCACACTGGGAGAAATGTCAAGAGCATGGAAGGTGGTTCAGCCACCTGTTTATGTAGTTCACTTTCATAACAACTCCTTCTGCTAATGCTGTGTCAAAAGACATGAAGCCTATATCCTTTTGCTGATGTAAATTAAAGTCTGCAAAGCCTCATGCTGGAAACTTATCTAGCATCTTTCACAAGCACCAAGTTCAACAGCAAACAATTCAGGATAAATGCCAATCTGGTTTCAAAAACCATTAAAGTGTTCATAATTAGGAAGACTATTTGTTTAAAAGTAACCAGAAAACCATGgatgaaaattattattttataaataaaatacagtcaATAAGtaatataaaaacatatttcCAGAGGTAAGTGGGACATAACTGTAGGCTTATATATGTTGAAGGGTGTGATTTTATTGTGTCATTATGTGGCAGCCTTTGGCCTAAGGCTAAACCATATCTTCCTATAATCCACTGATGCATCCTTTGAAAGCAGCCATCGGCAGCTGCTCCGTTTGGAACCAATGCAGTTTGTGCAGTGGATGCCTTTGGGTTTCTCCTGTCTACATCCACTGCAAGCTCAACAGCACTTGGGCAGGCCTGTGGTTTTGGAAATGTTTGAGTGTCACTACAAGAAGAGCAGCAGATGATGGCATTCCAATGCCATAGCACTATTCACCAGCATTCCCTTGCAGCCCAGGAAACTAATCATGTCCTGGGCATCAAACTAGATGTGGCCAGGTGGTTCTTTCCCTTATGAGActccacctggagtgctgcatgtGGCTTTGGGGTCCCAAGAAAGATGCAGACCTGTTAGAGCAGGGCCCAAGGAGGGCCATGAAAATGAGCCAAGGGCTGGAGTACCTCTTCCTATGAAGAGAGACTGGGAGCTGacattgttcagcctggagaagaaaaggctctggAAAGACCTTATTGCAGCCTTCCAGGACTTAAAGGAGGCTTTTagaaaagatggagagaaactTTTTACCGGGACATGTAGTGACAAAAGAAGAGGCAAGGATTTTAAATTGAAAGTGAacagatttagattggatatgtggaaaaaaaaattttaggCTAAGTATGGAGAGACAGTGGAACAGGTCGCCCAGCAATATGGatcctccatccctggaagtgttcaaagccaggttagATGGGGCTTTGAGCGAGCTGGTTGAATTGAAGATGTCTCAGCCCATGACAAGGTGGTTAGAATAGATGATCTGTGAAGGTCCCTTTGAACTTAATCCATTCTAAGATGCATAAAACTGGTGGTGTTGATCTGATGGTTTAGGATGTTGCTATTTCATTCCCTGTTCTTGCTGTATTCATCTAAGCTGGCTCTCAGAATTGCAGACAGTCCATTTATCACATGGGCCTGTGGCAATTCAGTGCAAAGGGGTTGGATTTCCAGTAGGGGTTCCTTGGTGTAACTGCATTATTTAATCCCAGTGGAAAGAAAGGTGGGGGCAAAAAAGGGTTTAAAAGGACATCTCAGTCAGATTAACACCAAAAGCTGGAGGCTGTCAGGGTTTCTAAATTCTTGGTTTCACAAGTGTCTTGCAAGTTTTCGCTGCATAACGTTTGGAGATGTGTGAAAATGAGCATTAGGGTAGATATCCTGTGATTTTACATGCTGTCCCCATGAACGTGTTGACGTGTGACTTTTACATGCTGTTCCCATGAACCGTGCTTCTGCCTGGTGGCAGGGCTTCGACCTTCGTGTGGAGCACACGCACTGTTTCAGCCACCACGGGGAAGGAGGGCACTACCACCAGGACACCAGCCCGGACAGCGTGCAGTACCTGGGCTACTTCCAGCCCGCCGAGCTGCTCTTCCGCATCGACCGGCCCCAGGAGACGCACCCGGTCGGGAGGGACTGAGCCCGCGGGCCGATTTCATCTCCTCAAGTACACATGCTGATTTTTGTGATGCTTTCCATTATCACTGATCAGATTTAAGAATAAATATGAGAATACATAGCTGCCGCCTTCTTAATTGTGTCAGAGTGCAGAACGTGGAGCATACGTGTCATTGGAGTTGCGACAATATTCAAACGATAATTTAATGGCAACGTTACtgtatgttttccttttgttcgGTTGAGCTTCCTGCGTGGCCACAGCAGACGATGGGGAGCTAGAGattaaattatgtttaaaaCGGGACATGAAACCAACTTCTGGTCAAAAAATAAGACCGTAGAAGAAATTGGCAGCAGGTCCG
This region includes:
- the BKGD gene encoding ester hydrolase C11orf54 homolog, with translation MAKVERFAFHVPSLEELAGVLQKGLKENFADAQVSVVDCPDLTQEPFNFPAKGICGKPRIADVGGVPYLIPIVKKEKVYDLNTVAKNIELPGAFILGAGAASSRVLGINAEFIPIVQTKSEKKPAVNGSYVAQINPADKGCLLEKYSSKYTDCEFGLLANLYASEGQPGKVIEVKANGRTGELNFVSCLRQTLEKHYGEKPVGMGGTFIIQKGKAKIHIMPPEFSTCPLDTDEDVNNWLKFFEMKAPLICQPVIVSRDPGFDLRVEHTHCFSHHGEGGHYHQDTSPDSVQYLGYFQPAELLFRIDRPQETHPVGRD